From the genome of Rhodobacteraceae bacterium Araon29, one region includes:
- a CDS encoding SUMF1/EgtB/PvdO family nonheme iron enzyme → MRLLVFMACSSITAVVTFAAGQILSYLPVPPSNALTSAGDSAMSALSIDEVTVEIPDYTGGRKKIVVAKHEVTFAEWQKCVDTGVCRHHPKRRKYVDDTHPVTGVSWRDVQHYIDWISSKTGKTYRLPLENEWRELAVNVLDKEVEKLFDDPRLSWATDYANFGKRTVRKTRPVGHFGIEDNGIADIAGNVWEWTDSCWRTSTAAGKGETSKNCGGVRVLAGVHMTYQSELIRFVPTGGCSIGFPPANIGFRLVRDIEPSL, encoded by the coding sequence TTGAGATTATTAGTATTCATGGCATGCAGCAGCATCACAGCTGTTGTCACTTTCGCGGCAGGCCAGATTTTATCATATCTGCCTGTTCCCCCGAGCAACGCTCTCACGTCCGCTGGTGACAGTGCAATGAGTGCCCTTTCAATTGACGAAGTTACGGTTGAGATCCCAGATTACACCGGTGGTCGCAAGAAAATTGTTGTGGCCAAACATGAGGTCACATTTGCCGAATGGCAGAAATGTGTCGATACCGGTGTCTGCAGGCATCATCCAAAACGCCGCAAGTATGTCGACGACACTCACCCCGTCACTGGAGTCAGCTGGCGCGATGTGCAACATTATATTGATTGGATATCAAGTAAAACTGGCAAAACATACCGGTTGCCGCTGGAAAATGAATGGCGGGAGCTGGCTGTTAATGTGCTTGATAAGGAGGTCGAAAAGCTCTTTGATGATCCTCGTTTGTCGTGGGCAACCGACTACGCGAATTTTGGAAAACGCACCGTTAGAAAGACACGTCCGGTTGGTCATTTTGGCATAGAAGACAACGGCATTGCGGATATTGCCGGAAATGTATGGGAATGGACCGATAGTTGCTGGCGCACTTCCACGGCTGCGGGAAAAGGCGAAACCAGTAAGAATTGCGGGGGCGTGCGCGTTCTGGCAGGGGTGCATATGACTTACCAGTCCGAACTGATCCGCTTTGTGCCAACAGGCGGATGTTCAATTGGTTTTCCGCCAGCGAATATCGGTTTTCGTCTGGTCCGCGATATCGAACCTTCTCTCTAA
- a CDS encoding c-type cytochrome, which yields MKQILMTAITILAISTTVYADENLKKGERFFKKCKACHSIEEGKKKLGPSLFGIFGREAGAVEGFRYSKPMAAADFVWNEETLNNFLKNPKKYMKGTKMSFPGIKKEADMANLLAYLKTL from the coding sequence ATGAAACAAATACTCATGACAGCAATCACAATTCTTGCAATCAGCACCACTGTTTATGCAGATGAAAATCTCAAAAAAGGGGAAAGATTTTTCAAGAAATGCAAAGCTTGTCATTCAATCGAAGAAGGCAAAAAGAAGCTAGGACCTTCTCTGTTTGGCATTTTCGGTCGGGAAGCAGGAGCAGTGGAGGGATTTAGGTACTCCAAGCCGATGGCAGCAGCAGATTTTGTATGGAATGAAGAAACCCTGAACAATTTTTTGAAAAATCCGAAGAAGTACATGAAGGGTACGAAAATGTCGTTTCCTGGCATCAAGAAAGAAGCCGATATGGCCAACTTGTTGGCCTATCTCAAGACCTTGTAG
- a CDS encoding DUF1326 domain-containing protein, whose translation MTPWSAKIDEYLSCNCAYGCPCQFSAPPTYGSCEAVAGFLITEGHYGKTDLAGVKMAAVFQWPGAIHEGGGSIEAIVDETATDVQRDAVLKIMTGQDTEPMATMFAVYTAMSTTIHEPHFAPIDFAINVEERTARLNVPGLIESHGEPIRNVVTGEPHRARIDLPAGFEYELAEMGSGTSRSFGAIKLDLKDSHGHMAKLHLSNAGPVRHAS comes from the coding sequence ATGACACCGTGGTCTGCGAAAATTGATGAATATCTTTCCTGCAATTGCGCCTATGGTTGCCCCTGCCAGTTTAGCGCACCGCCCACCTACGGAAGCTGTGAAGCGGTTGCCGGATTTCTTATCACCGAAGGCCATTATGGCAAAACAGACCTCGCTGGCGTGAAAATGGCCGCGGTCTTTCAATGGCCAGGCGCTATTCATGAAGGTGGCGGATCCATCGAAGCCATTGTCGATGAAACGGCAACTGACGTCCAACGCGACGCCGTACTTAAAATCATGACCGGTCAGGACACCGAACCGATGGCAACGATGTTTGCTGTCTATACCGCGATGAGCACAACGATCCATGAGCCGCATTTTGCACCGATTGATTTTGCCATCAATGTAGAAGAAAGAACCGCCCGCTTAAATGTTCCGGGCCTGATCGAAAGCCACGGCGAGCCGATCCGCAATGTGGTGACAGGCGAGCCGCATCGCGCGCGCATTGATCTGCCTGCAGGCTTTGAATACGAACTTGCGGAAATGGGGTCAGGCACCAGCCGATCATTTGGCGCCATCAAGCTCGACCTGAAAGACAGTCACGGCCATATGGCCAAGTTGCATCTGAGCAATGCGGGCCCCGTACGCCATGCCAGCTAA
- a CDS encoding sel1 repeat family protein produces MRNIFITAVFLAFAVPISAQDFNRGVDAYRSGDYVTAMNEWRPLAEQGNMIAQYALGVMYDLGEGVAKDSKEAIKWYSLAAEQGYALAQYNLGIIYEIGEGVSQDSKEAIKWYRQAAAQDYALAQYALGVMYDLGEGITQNSKEAVNWYRRSADQGYALAQYALGVIYEKGEGITQDYKQAVQWYRQAAEQRYAIAQYALGVMYENGVGVLQDNVTAHMWYNLSAANGNDLGGKNRNEVAKKMSSEDIFKAKAMARKCMSSDYKNCGE; encoded by the coding sequence ATGCGTAACATTTTCATAACTGCAGTGTTTCTAGCCTTTGCTGTTCCTATCTCAGCACAGGATTTTAATAGGGGCGTTGATGCTTATAGGTCAGGTGATTATGTCACCGCCATGAACGAGTGGCGGCCTTTAGCCGAGCAAGGCAACATGATTGCCCAATACGCTCTGGGTGTGATGTATGATTTGGGTGAAGGTGTCGCTAAAGACTCTAAGGAAGCCATTAAATGGTACAGCCTAGCTGCCGAACAAGGGTATGCTTTGGCGCAATACAATCTGGGTATTATATACGAAATAGGCGAAGGTGTTTCGCAAGATTCCAAGGAAGCTATTAAATGGTACAGGCAAGCTGCTGCACAAGATTATGCTTTAGCCCAGTACGCTTTGGGTGTGATGTACGATTTGGGTGAAGGCATTACTCAAAACTCCAAAGAGGCTGTTAACTGGTACAGGCGATCCGCTGATCAAGGGTATGCTTTAGCCCAATACGCACTGGGTGTGATCTATGAAAAAGGCGAAGGCATCACTCAAGACTATAAGCAAGCCGTTCAGTGGTACAGGCAAGCTGCTGAACAGAGGTATGCTATAGCCCAATACGCCCTTGGGGTGATGTACGAGAATGGCGTAGGCGTTCTACAAGACAACGTGACAGCTCATATGTGGTACAATCTAAGCGCTGCTAATGGGAATGACTTGGGCGGCAAAAATAGAAATGAAGTCGCTAAAAAGATGAGCTCAGAAGATATCTTTAAAGCCAAAGCCATGGCTAGGAAATGTATGAGTAGCGATTACAAAAACTGTGGGGAGTGA
- a CDS encoding DUF2182 domain-containing protein yields MFIEAIRHDRILVAFALIGVAAVSWLYLLAGAGMDMQPMQHCAMTMHPQIPDWNISYMLVMFAMWWVMMIAMMLPSAAPMILVFAAANTKAATSRSAAVPTSIFAAGYLLVWGGFSMLATLLQWGLSSARLLDPMMQTNSNLLAAGLLISAGAYQFSPLKSACLRHCRGPVQFISQYWQSGRIGALKMGFLHGTFCLGCCWFLMALLFYGGVMNLLWIGGLALYVLVEKLAPRGDILGKITGAGLFIWGLSLLWPLISNAI; encoded by the coding sequence ATGTTTATCGAAGCGATCCGCCACGATCGAATTCTGGTGGCCTTTGCCCTAATAGGAGTGGCGGCAGTTTCCTGGCTGTATCTGCTCGCCGGCGCGGGCATGGATATGCAGCCCATGCAGCACTGCGCAATGACCATGCATCCCCAAATCCCCGATTGGAACATCAGTTATATGTTGGTCATGTTTGCCATGTGGTGGGTGATGATGATTGCCATGATGCTGCCGAGCGCTGCGCCGATGATTTTGGTTTTTGCAGCTGCCAATACGAAAGCCGCGACGTCCCGATCTGCCGCAGTCCCAACATCTATCTTTGCGGCAGGTTACCTTTTGGTCTGGGGCGGCTTTTCCATGCTGGCTACTTTACTGCAATGGGGACTAAGCAGCGCGCGTTTGCTTGACCCAATGATGCAAACAAACAGTAATCTTTTGGCTGCAGGTCTTTTGATTTCCGCCGGCGCCTATCAGTTTAGCCCCTTGAAATCTGCCTGCCTGCGCCATTGCCGCGGACCAGTGCAGTTTATCAGCCAGTATTGGCAATCCGGACGGATCGGAGCCCTTAAAATGGGGTTTTTACACGGAACCTTCTGTCTTGGGTGCTGTTGGTTTTTGATGGCATTGCTGTTTTACGGCGGGGTGATGAACCTGCTCTGGATTGGCGGTCTTGCGCTTTATGTTTTGGTCGAAAAGCTGGCCCCACGCGGCGATATCCTTGGCAAAATAACCGGAGCTGGCCTTTTTATCTGGGGTCTTTCACTGCTCTGGCCGCTCATAAGTAATGCTATTTAA
- a CDS encoding transcriptional regulator, which translates to MIYTFDGFNLDIESGVLRSDKSEISIEPKAYKLLCFLLENQHRMLSRDEIITHIWEGRAVSDAVLSTAVKSVRRALGDDGQKQQFLRTVHGRGFRFVADVQIQPSVEPLEPPKAVPRAAQKIPSKAGKNLTGGGLGQRPSVAVLPFRALGAEDQTAILAEALPHDLIQALSRLRWLLVIARGSTFRFRGPTSDLSQIGNVLGVRYLLFGTVELNGQSLIITVELSDKQSHAVIWSDRFVVKLDTLHELREQIISQVVSSLEVHIPLNEAQIASVNLSENMDAWSLYHLGLQHMYRFTKYDNAKAQDYFEQAIAQDTRFARAHAGLSFTSFQEALLGHSDDVTGAAERARKSAERSLELDAMDPFANLVMGRTYWLEGNVEQSLDWLGRTIALNPNTSQGHYLKSLGEIFLVPSKTSFENVDIALRLSPFDPLGYAMLACRALHYINAKDYETAAFWGEKGAQSPNAHFLITMIAVIAHALNGNHKKARYWAATTKHKRPDARKEHFLKAFPYRDAAVNEMMSKALKDYGL; encoded by the coding sequence ATGATATACACGTTTGACGGGTTTAATTTAGATATAGAAAGTGGCGTATTACGGTCGGATAAGAGCGAAATTTCAATTGAGCCAAAGGCCTATAAATTGCTTTGCTTTTTGCTTGAAAATCAACACCGTATGCTATCGCGGGATGAAATTATTACCCATATTTGGGAGGGTAGGGCGGTTTCAGACGCAGTGCTTTCAACCGCGGTCAAATCCGTTCGGCGCGCGCTCGGCGACGACGGGCAGAAGCAGCAATTTCTGCGCACGGTGCATGGGCGCGGGTTTCGGTTTGTAGCTGATGTGCAAATTCAGCCGTCAGTAGAGCCATTAGAGCCGCCCAAAGCCGTGCCTCGAGCGGCGCAGAAAATACCATCAAAGGCTGGCAAAAATCTGACAGGTGGCGGCCTTGGGCAGCGACCTTCAGTGGCCGTTTTGCCATTTCGCGCCTTGGGAGCAGAAGACCAGACAGCAATACTGGCAGAAGCTTTGCCGCATGATTTAATACAGGCCTTATCGCGGTTGCGGTGGCTGTTGGTGATTGCGCGTGGGTCGACTTTTCGGTTTCGTGGACCCACATCGGATCTAAGTCAGATCGGCAATGTGCTGGGTGTTCGATATTTGTTGTTTGGCACGGTTGAGTTAAATGGCCAGTCCTTGATCATCACGGTCGAGCTGTCTGATAAGCAAAGTCACGCGGTGATCTGGAGCGACCGCTTTGTTGTTAAACTTGATACTCTGCACGAGTTACGCGAGCAGATTATTTCGCAAGTGGTTTCATCCCTAGAAGTGCATATCCCCCTAAACGAGGCCCAAATTGCCAGCGTTAATCTGTCTGAAAATATGGACGCTTGGTCGCTGTATCATCTTGGATTGCAGCATATGTACCGGTTTACCAAATACGATAATGCAAAGGCCCAAGATTATTTTGAGCAGGCAATAGCCCAAGATACGCGGTTTGCACGCGCCCATGCAGGTTTGTCGTTCACCAGTTTTCAAGAGGCCCTTCTAGGCCATAGTGATGATGTCACAGGAGCTGCTGAAAGAGCCCGTAAATCTGCTGAGCGCAGTCTTGAATTGGACGCAATGGATCCGTTTGCCAATCTGGTGATGGGGCGAACATACTGGCTTGAAGGCAATGTTGAGCAAAGTTTAGACTGGCTCGGCCGCACTATTGCGCTCAATCCAAACACGTCACAAGGACATTATTTAAAAAGTTTGGGTGAAATTTTTCTAGTGCCGTCAAAAACGAGCTTTGAAAATGTTGATATTGCCCTGCGGCTAAGCCCGTTCGATCCACTCGGCTACGCCATGCTGGCGTGCCGAGCGCTGCATTACATTAATGCAAAAGACTATGAAACCGCCGCATTTTGGGGTGAAAAGGGCGCGCAATCGCCTAATGCACATTTTTTGATCACCATGATTGCGGTGATCGCCCACGCGCTCAATGGCAATCATAAAAAAGCACGCTACTGGGCTGCCACCACAAAACATAAACGGCCAGATGCGCGAAAAGAACACTTCCTCAAGGCCTTTCCGTATCGGGATGCTGCGGTGAATGAAATGATGTCAAAAGCCTTGAAGGATTATGGGTTATAA
- the nirK gene encoding nitrite reductase, copper-containing, whose product MSKGIEKGLDRRDFLKAGTLASSAAAFGAFATAGNQAVAGSTFASGEAKLINAQLSEAEIAALPRVKQELVAPPQAPKFDQIDLGGPKVVEVTMTIKELRWEVDDTGAETWALTFDGSVPGPLIVCHEGDYVELTLINPEENFMEHNIDFHASTGALGGAGLTHVLPGEQTTLRWKAVKSGVFVYHCAPGGQMIPYHVVHGMNGAVMVLPREGLTDKDGNQLPFDDIFYVGEQDFYIPKDENGDWKVYDSPGENFGDVLPLMRTLTPTHVVFNGKVGAITGESALKSEVGRTALFIHAQSNRDSRPHLIGGHGDYVWETGSFADDPATGLETWFIRGGSAGAALYTFRQPGVYVYLNHNLIEAVELGAASHVVVKGEWDDDLMIQLDKPGPIKV is encoded by the coding sequence ATGTCAAAAGGAATAGAAAAGGGATTAGACCGTCGTGATTTTCTAAAGGCCGGCACCCTAGCATCTTCAGCGGCTGCATTTGGCGCTTTTGCAACGGCAGGCAATCAAGCTGTCGCAGGAAGTACATTTGCGTCCGGAGAGGCAAAGCTAATCAACGCGCAACTTAGCGAAGCAGAAATTGCGGCACTTCCGCGCGTTAAGCAGGAACTAGTAGCGCCGCCACAGGCACCGAAATTTGATCAGATCGACCTGGGTGGCCCAAAGGTTGTTGAAGTTACAATGACAATAAAAGAATTACGCTGGGAGGTTGATGATACCGGTGCTGAAACCTGGGCTTTGACCTTTGATGGGTCAGTGCCAGGCCCTCTGATCGTCTGTCACGAAGGCGACTATGTCGAACTGACACTGATCAATCCAGAAGAAAATTTTATGGAACACAACATCGACTTTCATGCATCCACAGGCGCATTGGGCGGCGCTGGACTTACTCATGTTCTGCCAGGTGAGCAGACAACGCTGCGATGGAAAGCAGTAAAATCGGGTGTTTTTGTGTATCACTGCGCTCCTGGTGGCCAGATGATCCCATATCATGTGGTTCATGGCATGAACGGCGCGGTTATGGTTCTGCCACGCGAGGGCTTAACCGATAAAGACGGCAATCAGCTTCCATTTGATGATATATTCTACGTCGGCGAGCAGGACTTCTACATACCAAAAGACGAAAATGGAGACTGGAAAGTTTACGACAGCCCCGGCGAGAACTTTGGTGATGTTCTCCCACTTATGCGAACACTGACGCCAACCCATGTGGTGTTCAACGGCAAGGTGGGCGCAATCACTGGCGAAAGCGCTCTGAAGTCAGAGGTTGGGCGAACAGCACTTTTCATACATGCTCAATCAAACCGGGATTCGCGCCCCCATTTAATTGGTGGCCACGGAGATTATGTCTGGGAAACCGGATCATTTGCGGACGACCCGGCAACAGGTCTTGAAACCTGGTTTATCCGCGGCGGATCTGCCGGTGCGGCACTTTACACCTTTAGACAGCCCGGTGTGTACGTCTACCTAAATCACAATTTGATCGAGGCCGTTGAATTAGGAGCAGCAAGTCATGTTGTTGTTAAAGGCGAATGGGATGACGATCTGATGATACAATTGGATAAGCCCGGACCGATCAAAGTTTAA
- a CDS encoding pyruvate carboxylase: MPEFQKILIANRGEIAIRVMRAANEMGKKTVAVFAEEDKLSLHRFKADEAYRIGKGMGPVAAYLSIDEIIRVARECGADAIHPGYGLLSENPDFVEACAAHDITFIGPKAETMRALGDKASARQVAIAAGVPVIPATDVLGDDMDLIRKQAADVGYPLMLKASWGGGGRGMRPILGPDELKEKVLEGRREAEAAFGNGEGYLEKMITRARHVEVQILGDKHGDIYHLWERDCSVQRRNQKVVERAPAPYLSEAQRAELCELGRKICAHVNYECAGTVEFLMDLDSEEFYFIEVNPRVQVEHTVTEEVTGIDIVQSQILIAEGKPLAEATGKAAQSEIKLNGHALQTRITTEDPQNNFIPDYGRITAYRSATGMGIRLDGGTAYSGGVITRYYDSLLVKVTAWAPTPEKAIARMDRALREFRIRGVSTNIAFVENLLKHPTFLSNQYTTKFIDDTSDLFKFKKRRDRGTKVLTYIADISVNKHPETTGRPAPDADLKASVPPQQSPDVPDGVRQLLEAKGAQGVADWMLEQKKLLITDTTMRDGHQSLLATRMRSIDMINAAPAYAANLPDLFSVECWGGATFDVAYRFLQECPWQRLRDIRTHMPNLMTQMLLRASNGVGYTNYPDNVVQSFVAEAAKGIDVFRVFDSLNWVENMRIAMDAVIESGKICEASICYTGDILNPARSKYDLQYYVTMAQELKAAGAHVLGLKDMAGLLKPAAARVLVKALKEEVGLPVHFHTHDTSGLAGATILAASDAGVDAVDVAMDAFSGGTSQPCLGSVVEALRNTDRDTGLNIASLREMSDYWEQVRAQYVAFESGLAAPASEVYLHEMPGGQFTNLKAQARSLGLEDKWPEVARTYADVNQMFGDIVKVTPSSKVVGDMALMMVSQGLSRDQVESPDTDVAFPDSVVDMMRGNLGQPPGGFPAKIIDKVLKGEQPSVERPGAHLPPIDLAQTKADLEKELEGKIVDSEDLNSYLMYPKVFLDYMGRHRTYGPVRALPTKTFFYGMQPGEEITAEIDPGKILEIRLQAIGKTDENGEVKVFFELNGQPRVIRVPDRLIKSQTAARPKAELGNPNHIGAPMPGVVASVAVSVGQKVNEGDLLLTIEAMKMETGIHAERSATIKSVHAQSGGQIDAKDLLIELE; encoded by the coding sequence ATGCGGCGCCGATGCCATCCACCCTGGCTATGGGCTTTTGTCCGAAAATCCAGATTTTGTAGAAGCCTGCGCAGCCCATGATATCACTTTTATCGGCCCCAAAGCCGAAACCATGCGGGCACTTGGTGATAAAGCTTCTGCCCGACAGGTTGCAATAGCAGCGGGGGTCCCTGTGATCCCGGCCACCGATGTGCTTGGCGATGATATGGACCTCATCCGAAAACAGGCCGCGGATGTTGGATACCCGCTGATGCTAAAGGCGTCTTGGGGCGGTGGTGGCCGCGGGATGCGGCCAATCCTTGGACCGGATGAGCTTAAAGAAAAAGTTCTTGAAGGGCGCCGCGAGGCAGAAGCCGCTTTTGGCAATGGGGAAGGCTATCTTGAAAAGATGATCACCCGTGCCCGCCATGTCGAGGTTCAGATATTGGGCGATAAACACGGTGATATCTATCATTTATGGGAGCGCGACTGCTCGGTTCAGCGGCGTAACCAAAAAGTTGTCGAACGTGCGCCTGCCCCTTATCTAAGCGAGGCACAACGCGCCGAGCTTTGTGAACTGGGCCGCAAAATCTGCGCTCATGTCAATTATGAATGTGCCGGCACTGTTGAATTCCTGATGGATTTGGACAGTGAGGAATTTTACTTCATTGAAGTGAACCCGCGAGTGCAGGTGGAGCATACGGTAACTGAAGAAGTCACTGGAATTGATATTGTTCAGTCGCAAATTCTAATCGCAGAAGGCAAACCCTTGGCCGAGGCAACCGGCAAAGCGGCCCAGAGTGAAATCAAGCTGAACGGCCATGCGCTGCAAACCCGTATCACCACTGAAGATCCTCAAAATAATTTTATCCCAGATTACGGCCGCATCACGGCTTACCGCAGCGCCACCGGCATGGGCATAAGATTGGATGGCGGCACAGCCTATTCAGGCGGTGTGATCACCCGCTATTACGACTCGCTGTTGGTAAAAGTCACCGCTTGGGCCCCCACCCCCGAAAAAGCCATCGCCCGTATGGACCGCGCCCTGCGTGAGTTTCGTATCCGCGGGGTCAGTACCAATATTGCCTTTGTCGAAAACCTGCTGAAACATCCGACTTTTCTAAGCAATCAGTACACCACCAAATTTATCGACGATACAAGCGACCTGTTTAAATTTAAAAAACGCCGGGATCGCGGCACCAAAGTTCTTACCTATATTGCGGATATTTCGGTCAATAAGCATCCCGAAACCACCGGCCGGCCAGCGCCAGATGCTGACCTTAAAGCGTCAGTGCCCCCTCAGCAATCACCAGATGTTCCTGACGGTGTGCGTCAGTTGCTTGAAGCCAAAGGCGCTCAAGGCGTAGCAGACTGGATGCTTGAGCAAAAGAAATTGCTGATCACCGACACCACAATGCGCGATGGGCATCAGTCCCTTCTTGCCACGCGGATGCGGTCGATTGACATGATCAATGCAGCGCCAGCCTATGCGGCCAATTTGCCGGATTTATTCAGCGTCGAATGCTGGGGCGGTGCGACATTTGATGTTGCCTATCGGTTTTTACAAGAGTGCCCATGGCAACGCTTGCGCGATATACGAACCCATATGCCCAACCTGATGACCCAGATGCTGCTGCGTGCCAGCAACGGGGTTGGCTATACAAACTATCCTGACAATGTGGTGCAAAGCTTTGTAGCCGAGGCGGCAAAGGGCATTGATGTGTTCCGCGTCTTTGACAGCCTCAACTGGGTTGAAAATATGCGCATTGCGATGGACGCGGTCATTGAGTCCGGAAAGATATGCGAGGCAAGCATTTGCTACACTGGCGATATCCTGAACCCTGCTCGGTCAAAATATGATCTGCAATACTATGTTACCATGGCCCAAGAGCTTAAAGCTGCAGGCGCACATGTTCTTGGGTTAAAAGATATGGCAGGCCTGCTCAAACCAGCGGCTGCTCGGGTTTTGGTAAAAGCTTTGAAAGAAGAAGTGGGCCTTCCCGTCCACTTCCACACGCATGACACATCAGGTCTTGCCGGCGCGACTATCTTGGCGGCAAGCGACGCGGGGGTTGATGCGGTTGATGTGGCGATGGACGCTTTTTCCGGCGGCACCTCGCAACCCTGCTTGGGATCTGTGGTTGAGGCGCTGCGCAACACTGACCGCGACACAGGTTTAAATATCGCATCCCTGCGCGAAATGAGCGATTATTGGGAGCAGGTGCGCGCACAATATGTGGCTTTTGAAAGCGGATTAGCAGCCCCTGCATCCGAGGTCTATCTGCATGAAATGCCGGGCGGTCAGTTTACCAATTTAAAAGCCCAAGCAAGGTCACTGGGGCTTGAGGATAAATGGCCCGAGGTGGCGCGGACCTATGCCGATGTCAACCAGATGTTCGGCGATATTGTCAAAGTAACACCCTCGTCAAAAGTGGTCGGAGACATGGCTCTAATGATGGTATCACAAGGGTTAAGCCGCGATCAGGTCGAATCCCCCGACACCGATGTGGCCTTTCCCGATAGCGTTGTAGACATGATGCGCGGAAACCTAGGTCAGCCTCCGGGTGGATTTCCGGCAAAAATCATCGACAAAGTTCTAAAGGGTGAACAGCCCTCTGTCGAACGGCCAGGGGCGCATTTGCCGCCCATTGATCTTGCGCAAACTAAGGCGGATCTAGAAAAAGAGCTTGAGGGCAAGATTGTCGATAGTGAAGATTTGAACAGCTATCTGATGTATCCTAAGGTCTTTTTGGACTATATGGGGCGCCACCGCACCTATGGCCCGGTGCGCGCTCTGCCCACAAAGACCTTCTTTTACGGCATGCAACCGGGCGAGGAAATCACAGCCGAAATTGATCCCGGAAAAATTCTTGAGATTCGCCTGCAGGCTATTGGGAAAACCGATGAAAACGGCGAGGTCAAAGTTTTCTTTGAACTCAATGGTCAGCCGCGCGTCATCCGCGTTCCCGATCGTTTGATCAAATCCCAAACCGCCGCGCGGCCAAAAGCCGAATTGGGTAATCCAAATCATATTGGTGCCCCGATGCCCGGAGTGGTCGCTTCGGTTGCGGTTTCTGTTGGCCAAAAAGTCAACGAGGGCGATCTGCTGCTCACCATAGAAGCGATGAAAATGGAAACCGGCATTCACGCCGAGCGCAGCGCAACGATCAAATCGGTGCATGCGCAGTCTGGCGGGCAAATCGATGCCAAGGACCTTTTGATCGAGTTGGAATAA
- a CDS encoding Rrf2 family transcriptional regulator, whose protein sequence is MRLTGFSDLSFRVLLFTATKQDKLVTIDEMNEFYSVSRGHLMKVVNALTRSGYLESIRGRSGGLRLARPPEDINLAAVLRETEADFSLVECMRAGNTCKLSPMCRLKSPLNEAMTAFMETLGKYTLEDIILQEYAFAP, encoded by the coding sequence ATGCGGCTGACAGGTTTTTCTGATCTATCATTCAGGGTTCTATTGTTCACGGCGACCAAACAAGACAAATTGGTAACGATAGATGAAATGAACGAATTCTACTCTGTCTCACGTGGCCATTTGATGAAAGTCGTGAATGCACTAACCAGGTCTGGATATCTTGAATCAATTCGGGGCAGATCGGGCGGCTTGCGTTTGGCTCGGCCTCCTGAAGATATCAATCTTGCAGCCGTGCTTAGAGAAACCGAGGCAGATTTCAGTCTGGTTGAATGCATGCGGGCTGGAAACACCTGTAAACTGTCGCCGATGTGCCGACTAAAGTCTCCATTAAATGAAGCGATGACCGCGTTTATGGAAACCTTAGGCAAATATACATTGGAGGATATTATCCTTCAAGAGTATGCTTTTGCACCTTAA